In the genome of Actinomadura graeca, one region contains:
- a CDS encoding threonine/serine dehydratase: MIARPDVEAAAERIAGRVRRTPLLAVDAIPAAGEAVSAERMWLKLEHTQHTGSFKTRGAFSHILAAQAAGRLPRVGVVAASGGNAGLAFAYAAARAGVPAEVFVPETAPAVKVAGLRALGAAVVQVGTRYADAHEAATKHAADTGALFCHPYDQPDVCSGQGTLGLEILEQTGGEVDTVLLAVGGGGLMAGVAAALEGHARVVGAEPANAPTLERALRAGRPVDVEVSGVAADSLGASRLGDIAYDVAARTDVLPVLVTDEAIVEARRFLWSGYRLAVEHGTAAAVAALRAGAYRPAPGERVTVVLCGANTDPSNLVT; encoded by the coding sequence GTGATCGCTCGTCCGGACGTCGAGGCCGCCGCGGAACGGATCGCGGGACGGGTCCGCAGGACGCCGCTTCTGGCCGTCGACGCCATTCCCGCCGCAGGGGAGGCCGTGTCCGCCGAACGGATGTGGCTGAAGCTCGAACACACCCAGCACACGGGCTCGTTCAAGACACGCGGCGCGTTCAGCCACATCCTCGCCGCTCAGGCCGCCGGGCGGCTCCCCCGCGTCGGCGTCGTGGCGGCCTCGGGCGGCAACGCGGGCCTGGCCTTCGCCTACGCCGCGGCCCGGGCGGGTGTGCCCGCCGAGGTGTTCGTCCCGGAGACCGCGCCCGCGGTGAAGGTCGCGGGACTGCGGGCGCTCGGCGCGGCGGTCGTCCAGGTCGGCACCCGCTACGCCGACGCGCACGAGGCCGCCACCAAGCACGCCGCCGACACGGGCGCGCTGTTCTGCCACCCTTACGACCAGCCGGACGTCTGCTCCGGCCAGGGCACGCTGGGGCTGGAGATCCTGGAGCAGACGGGCGGCGAGGTCGACACCGTCCTGCTGGCGGTCGGCGGCGGCGGCCTCATGGCGGGCGTCGCCGCGGCGCTGGAGGGGCACGCGCGCGTGGTCGGCGCCGAGCCCGCGAACGCGCCGACGCTGGAACGCGCCCTGCGCGCCGGGCGCCCCGTGGACGTGGAGGTCTCCGGGGTCGCCGCCGACTCGCTCGGAGCGTCGCGGCTCGGGGACATCGCCTACGACGTGGCCGCCCGCACGGACGTCCTGCCGGTGCTCGTCACCGACGAGGCGATCGTCGAGGCCCGCCGGTTCCTGTGGAGCGGGTACCGGCTGGCCGTCGAGCACGGGACGGCCGCGGCCGTCGCCGCCCTCCGCGCGGGCGCGTACCGTCCCGCCCCCGGCGAGCGCGTGACCGTCGTGCTGTGCGGTGCGAACACCGACCCCTCGAATCTGGTCACATGA
- a CDS encoding RNA polymerase sigma factor: protein MESARIIAGLARMVRDVGLAEELAQDALVAALEQWPESGVPDNPGAWLMAVGKRRAIDRIRRERRLESKLAEIGHGLEAGELPPEFETVLDEERIEDDVLRLVFTACHPVLSTQARVALTLRMLGGLATDEIARAFLVPEPTVAQRIVRAKRTLTEAGVPFEVPEGPDRAARLSSVLEVVYLIFNEGYTATAGENWVRAELCQEALRLGRILAGLAPDEPEVHGLTALMEIQASRTRARTGPSGEPVPLREQDRALWDRLLIRRGFAALLRAKEIGGPPGPYVLQAAIAACHAQALTAEDTDWRQIASLYGILARVAPSPVVELNRAVAVGMADGPAAGLALADALADEPSLRGYHLLPSVRGDLLARLGRPEEARAEFERAAGLTRNAPEQRILLARAASLRTP, encoded by the coding sequence ATGGAGTCCGCGCGGATCATCGCCGGGCTCGCCCGCATGGTCCGCGACGTCGGCCTCGCCGAGGAACTGGCGCAGGACGCGCTGGTCGCCGCGCTCGAGCAGTGGCCCGAGTCAGGCGTCCCGGACAACCCGGGCGCCTGGCTCATGGCCGTCGGCAAACGCCGCGCCATCGACCGGATCCGCCGGGAGCGGCGGCTGGAGAGCAAGCTCGCCGAGATCGGGCACGGGCTGGAGGCCGGGGAGCTGCCGCCGGAGTTCGAAACCGTCCTCGATGAGGAGCGCATCGAGGACGACGTGCTCCGGCTGGTGTTCACCGCCTGCCATCCGGTGCTGTCCACGCAGGCGAGGGTGGCGCTCACGCTGCGGATGCTGGGCGGGCTGGCCACCGACGAGATCGCGCGGGCGTTCCTCGTCCCGGAGCCGACGGTCGCGCAGCGGATCGTCCGGGCCAAGCGGACGCTGACGGAGGCGGGCGTGCCGTTCGAGGTCCCCGAGGGCCCCGACCGGGCGGCCCGGCTGTCCTCCGTGCTGGAGGTCGTCTACCTGATCTTCAACGAGGGGTACACGGCGACCGCGGGCGAGAACTGGGTCCGCGCGGAGCTGTGCCAGGAGGCGCTGCGGCTCGGCCGGATCCTCGCCGGGCTCGCCCCGGACGAGCCCGAGGTGCACGGGCTCACCGCGCTGATGGAGATCCAGGCGTCCCGGACGCGGGCGCGGACGGGGCCGTCCGGCGAGCCCGTCCCGTTGCGCGAGCAGGACCGCGCGCTGTGGGACCGGCTCCTCATCCGCCGCGGCTTCGCCGCCCTGCTGCGGGCGAAGGAGATCGGCGGGCCGCCGGGCCCGTACGTCCTGCAGGCCGCCATCGCCGCCTGCCACGCGCAGGCCCTCACCGCCGAGGACACCGACTGGCGACAGATCGCGTCGCTGTACGGGATCCTCGCGCGGGTCGCGCCGTCCCCGGTCGTCGAGCTGAACCGCGCCGTCGCAGTCGGCATGGCGGACGGCCCGGCGGCGGGCCTGGCGCTCGCCGACGCCCTGGCGGACGAGCCGTCCCTACGTGGCTACCACCTGCTGCCGAGCGTGCGAGGCGACCTGCTCGCCCGGCTCGGACGCCCCGAAGAGGCCCGAGCCGAGTTCGAACGCGCCGCCGGACTCACCCGCAACGCGCCCGAACAACGAATCCTGCTAGCCCGGGCGGCCTCCCTCCGCACCCCCTGA
- a CDS encoding YciI family protein produces the protein MMMTTDSGEQAGPPDENLQAEMGAFIAEMSRSGVLLATGGLEPHGTRITSFGGKVTVTDGPFTEAKESVVGFALVEVRTREEAIELSRRFWRIVGDGEGVIKQVFGPDDPFPEG, from the coding sequence ATGATGATGACGACGGACAGCGGCGAGCAGGCCGGCCCGCCGGACGAGAACCTCCAGGCCGAGATGGGCGCGTTCATCGCCGAGATGTCCCGGTCGGGCGTGCTGCTCGCGACCGGCGGGCTGGAGCCGCACGGCACGCGCATCACCTCGTTTGGCGGGAAGGTGACCGTCACCGACGGCCCGTTCACCGAGGCCAAGGAGTCCGTGGTCGGCTTCGCGCTGGTCGAGGTGCGCACCCGGGAGGAGGCGATCGAGCTGTCCCGCCGTTTCTGGCGGATCGTCGGCGACGGTGAGGGCGTCATCAAGCAGGTCTTCGGCCCGGACGACCCGTTCCCCGAGGGGTGA
- a CDS encoding helix-turn-helix domain-containing protein, giving the protein MGDPPPGFGMSAAPGPPGPPGPLAAQGRGLPGPTVLRMLVGAQLRRLRESAGISTEAAGYEIRGSHSKISRMELGRVGFKERDVADLLTLYGVTDAARREPLLQLVEHANTPAWWQRYGDVVPTWFEPYLGLEQGAELVRAYEVQAIPDLLQTEDYARALIRARHADAAADEVERRVELRMLRARVLARENPVKFWAVLDEAALRRAVGGAATMRAQLRHLAELAAEPNITVQVLPFAAGGHAGEGGPVTILRFAEPELPDVVYIEQLAGAFYPDRPAEVVRYRDVMNRLGVQAQAPARTPAILHHILTQL; this is encoded by the coding sequence GTGGGAGACCCGCCGCCCGGATTCGGCATGTCCGCAGCGCCTGGACCGCCCGGCCCGCCCGGCCCGCTCGCGGCGCAGGGCCGTGGGCTGCCGGGGCCGACGGTCCTGCGGATGCTCGTCGGCGCGCAGCTCAGGAGGCTGCGCGAGTCGGCCGGCATCTCCACCGAGGCCGCGGGGTATGAGATCCGCGGCTCCCATTCCAAGATCAGCCGGATGGAGCTGGGCCGGGTCGGGTTCAAGGAGCGCGACGTCGCCGACCTGCTGACCCTGTACGGCGTGACCGACGCCGCCCGCCGCGAGCCCCTCCTGCAACTGGTCGAGCACGCCAACACCCCCGCGTGGTGGCAGCGCTACGGGGACGTGGTCCCGACCTGGTTCGAGCCCTACCTCGGGCTCGAACAGGGCGCCGAGCTCGTCCGCGCGTACGAGGTCCAGGCGATCCCCGACCTGTTGCAGACCGAGGACTACGCCCGCGCGCTCATCCGCGCCCGGCACGCCGACGCGGCCGCCGACGAGGTCGAGCGCCGCGTCGAGCTGAGGATGCTGCGCGCCCGCGTCCTCGCCCGGGAGAACCCGGTGAAGTTCTGGGCGGTCCTCGACGAGGCGGCGCTCCGCCGCGCCGTCGGCGGTGCCGCGACGATGCGGGCGCAGCTGCGGCACCTGGCGGAGCTGGCCGCCGAGCCGAACATCACCGTCCAGGTGCTGCCGTTCGCCGCCGGAGGCCACGCCGGGGAGGGCGGCCCGGTGACGATCCTGCGCTTCGCCGAGCCCGAGCTGCCCGACGTCGTCTACATCGAGCAGCTCGCCGGGGCGTTCTACCCCGACCGCCCCGCCGAGGTCGTCCGCTACCGCGACGTGATGAACCGCCTGGGCGTCCAGGCGCAGGCCCCCGCCCGCACCCCGGCGATCCTCCACCACATCCTCACCCAGTTGTGA
- a CDS encoding dihydrofolate reductase family protein: MRKIINSTYVSLDGVIENPQNWTSAYFDEEAAAYARDLLFSSGALLMGRRTYDGFAEAWPSMEEATGDFGVRMNNLPHYVVSDTLTKPTWNNTTIIKRADTVAEVGRLREEDGQDVLQYGFGPVSRVLAENGLLDELRLWIHPVIVGAGDPSELLTHKDFSASFELAGTTAFASGVLVATYTPAKK, translated from the coding sequence ATGCGAAAGATCATCAATTCGACGTACGTCTCCCTCGACGGCGTCATCGAGAACCCGCAGAACTGGACGTCGGCCTACTTCGACGAGGAGGCCGCCGCCTACGCCCGGGACCTGCTGTTCTCCAGCGGCGCACTGCTGATGGGCCGCCGCACCTACGACGGCTTCGCCGAGGCGTGGCCGTCGATGGAGGAGGCGACCGGCGACTTCGGCGTCCGGATGAACAACCTCCCTCATTACGTCGTCTCCGACACGCTCACCAAGCCCACCTGGAACAACACCACGATCATCAAGCGCGCCGACACCGTCGCCGAGGTCGGCCGGCTCCGGGAGGAGGACGGCCAGGACGTCCTCCAGTACGGCTTCGGCCCGGTGTCCCGCGTCCTCGCCGAGAACGGGCTGCTGGACGAGCTGCGCCTGTGGATCCACCCGGTCATCGTCGGCGCCGGCGACCCGTCCGAGCTCCTCACCCACAAGGACTTCTCCGCGTCCTTCGAGCTCGCGGGCACCACGGCCTTCGCGTCCGGCGTCCTCGTCGCCACCTACACCCCGGCCAAGAAGTAG
- a CDS encoding DUF6177 family protein has protein sequence MSTHPAVDIATAKSAVVIQDRPLVPLSSWLTDAMAHCADTGQAFQILTPHDARITLPLRLAMGGPRTRWVVQEPDDGYFDGFTGFPLTWDGAEFVPADAAKAGPSGTFLREEPGERGHHLLVGLRVVHDAAPGLELGAVAEDLAHALAGTAPRAWGTAEPALSRWSPSELTDLCRRRSPRSTSLVFMGPHGPAAAAPPFGGTLRVTRVTSGVKEAVTFAIALPAGAEPPLEELEELAGRYARTGILRTLNVQWTPALPDLTYPSRAIGVPVPLALGVGPEGAAEIGTGRASVPGADAKEIGDPAAPGLWFVLADGDGTGAWSRFRDLMDHLAGPGGAAARRG, from the coding sequence TTGAGCACGCACCCGGCGGTCGACATCGCCACCGCGAAGAGCGCCGTCGTCATCCAGGACCGGCCGCTCGTACCGCTGTCCTCCTGGCTGACCGACGCGATGGCGCACTGCGCGGACACCGGCCAGGCGTTCCAGATCCTCACGCCGCACGACGCCCGGATCACCCTGCCGCTCCGGCTGGCGATGGGCGGCCCGCGGACGCGGTGGGTCGTCCAGGAGCCGGACGACGGCTACTTCGACGGCTTCACCGGGTTCCCGCTGACCTGGGACGGCGCCGAGTTCGTCCCCGCGGACGCGGCGAAGGCGGGGCCGTCCGGGACGTTCCTGCGGGAGGAGCCGGGCGAGCGCGGCCACCACCTGCTCGTCGGCCTCCGGGTCGTCCACGACGCCGCGCCGGGGCTGGAGCTCGGGGCGGTGGCCGAGGACCTGGCGCACGCCCTCGCCGGGACCGCGCCGCGCGCCTGGGGCACGGCCGAGCCCGCGCTGTCCCGGTGGTCGCCGTCCGAGCTGACCGATCTGTGCAGACGCCGCTCCCCCCGGTCGACCTCGCTGGTCTTCATGGGCCCGCACGGCCCCGCGGCGGCGGCACCGCCCTTCGGGGGCACCCTGCGGGTCACGCGGGTGACCTCGGGGGTGAAGGAGGCGGTCACGTTCGCCATCGCCCTTCCCGCCGGGGCGGAGCCGCCGCTGGAGGAGCTGGAGGAACTCGCGGGAAGGTACGCGCGGACGGGGATCCTGCGGACCCTCAACGTCCAGTGGACGCCCGCGCTCCCCGACCTCACCTACCCGAGCCGGGCGATCGGCGTGCCCGTCCCCCTCGCCCTCGGCGTCGGCCCTGAGGGCGCCGCGGAGATCGGGACCGGGCGCGCGTCCGTCCCCGGCGCCGACGCGAAGGAGATCGGCGACCCCGCCGCGCCCGGCCTGTGGTTCGTGCTGGCCGACGGCGACGGCACGGGCGCCTGGTCACGGTTCCGCGACCTCATGGACCACCTCGCCGGGCCGGGCGGAGCGGCCGCGCGGCGGGGCTGA